The Chitinophaga pinensis DSM 2588 region CCTTATTCCCCTGCTCCCAGTTCCTCCCTTTCCCAAAGAAAAGTAACACTTCGTGTGGCTGCCTGTAGTCCATAATACTTTATTTTTGTACAAAGATCTGCAACAGACAGAGTTCCCGGTTAACGCAAACGGAACTTTTATCAACGCAAAAAGGTCTGATCAGCTATTTTCTATTTATGCAACCATTGCCATCACTGCCATTTCCTGCATACTCCTATAAAATGGAAGAAATCACCCGTTCCTTTACGAAAGAAGAGACCACAGGTCCTGTGATCCGGTACGAAGAGGTGAAAATGGATAGCGCCCGGATGCTCTGGTACAAGTATACCGCCGACCAGGAATACCACATTCCCATGCGCCTGGAAAAGGAAAGGGTCGAACTGCACTTCAAATTGCAGGGACGCTCCGGTGTATCTTATGCGGACCAGCATCTTATCATGACAGCCAATCAGCAAAGCATTTTCTATCAACGGGAACTGGAAGGAGAATACATTCTTTTCCCCGGAGAGGAAAGTGCCTTCTTTGAAATAGAAATGCCCATGGCTGTATTTGGCTCCCTTGTCACAGACGAAAGTCAGTTCCTCCAAAACTTCTTCCACAAACTACAAACACCCCGTCACTACCTGTGGCCGGGATACTGTATGCATATCACGCCAAAGATGCACCACATCATTACGGAGATGCATACGACTACCTATAAAGGGCAGATGAAAAGACTGTTCCTGGAAGCAAAAATGATCGAACTGTTCCTGTTACAGGTGAGTGGTTATGATGAGGAGTATCTGCAACCGGCTACCCTGCGTCCGCAGGAAATAGATGCCTTACATGCCGCCAGACAGTATATCGGGCAACATTTTGCGGAAGACTGTTCCATTATTTCCCTGGCCGGACAGGTCGGACTAAATCAGAAAAAGCTAAAACAGGGTTTTAAGGTCTTATTCGGACACACCATTTTCGGTTATGTCAGTCATGTGAGAATGGAAAAGGCGAAACAATTATTACTGGACGAACAGAAAACAGTCGGAGAAGTAGCAGAACTGGTGGGCTATCAGCATCAGCAGCATTTTACCGCTGCTTTCAGGAAGAAATACGGTATTCTTCCAAAAACGCTCAAGCAGTAAAACTGCTCGCCGGCGTAAGGCGCTACCGGAAGGTATTACCTTACGGCCGGACCATTGCAGTTAACAAATCAGGGACGTACAGGAGGACAGACACCTATCAGGATGGCCGGTCTCTGGTATTACGAATCAGACCGATGCCCGCAAAGAAAAAGATCGCTCCCAGTATGGAATAGATGATAATTCCCTTGATGCTCCTCGTACCGCCGGTACTATTCATAAAGCTGACAGCTCCCATTATCAGACCGGCAATTCCCAGAAAAGTCAGGAGCATCCCGATAACCCGTTTTTCCATAACTTTTTACCCCCTGTAATGCAAATTGTATGCCCTCGCTACAGCATAGCAGTCAATACCCGATCCCTCTTATAACCGATTGCAAATGAATAAAGTACCAAAAAAGCGGGCTAAACCTGACATTTAGGCGCAACAGGCGGCAGGTGGTGCAATTTTTGCCACTTCCCACAGCATGAAGATCTTCTGGATTTATATGCGTCCCCACCGCTGGATGATCGCCTTATCCCTCTTTCTGTCAGGCATAGGCCAATTGGCAACTATGGTAGACCCCATGATCTTTGGTAAGATCATCGACGATTATGCACTACACCCCGGTAATAAAGCTCAGGATGAACTGGTAAGAGGCGTGCTGTTCTGGCTGGCCATAGCCATTGGCGTAGCAATGATCGCAAGACTCTGCCGCTCCTTCCAGGAATTCGTCATGCGTCTCGTCGTACAGCGCTTCGGTATGCAGGTATTCAATGATGGTCTGAAGCAAACCCTCCGCCTTTCCTACCAGGAATTCGAAGAACAACGCAGTGGTGAAACGGTCGCATTGCTGCAGAAAGTACGCAATGACACGGAACGCTTTATCAACGCCTTTATCAATATCCTGTTCTCCTCCATGGTAGGCGTCGGCTTCCTGATATGGTATGCTGTCACCAAACACTGGGCACTGGTACCTGTCTTCTTCTTTGGCGTACTCGTACTGGGTACCCTGACCGGCCTACTGAGCCGGAAGATGAAACAAATACAGCGCGCTATCAATAAAGAAACACTGAAGCTTTCCGGCTCTATTACCGAATCGCTCCGCAATATAGAACTCGTAAAAAGCCTCGGACTGACATTCCCGGAGATACGCCGCCTGCGCACCTTCACCCGGAACATCTATGACCTGGAGATCAAGAAGGTAAAGCAGGTACGTACGCTGTCGTTTATACAAGGCACCACGCTTAACTTATTACGGCAATCTATTCTGTTCATATTACTCTGGCTGATCTTCCGGAAGGTATTAAGTACCGGTGAACTCATTGCCATGCAGTTCATATCTGCCACGATCTTTAACCCGCTGCAGGAACTGGGTAATATTATCGTTTTCTACCGCGAAGCAGAAAGCTCCTTACAGTTATTCGACCAGCTGATGCACAAACCGGTGGAACAAAAACCTGCCAGTCCGGTGGAACTGGGTTTCCTGGAAAGCATCCGTTTTGAAGATATCATATTCCGTCACCAGACTGCCACACAGAACGCCATGGACGGCATCAGCTTCCAGGCAGGTATCGGAGATACGATTGCCTTTGTCGGACCATCCGGTTCAGGTAAGTCTACCCTCGTAAAATTGTTGCTGGGTTTATACCAACCCGTATCCGGAGAGATCTATTTCAATGATATTCCCTCCGGAGAGATCCGCTTTAACCAGATGCGCCGCCAGATAGGCTTTGTATCACAGGATACACAGCTCTTTGCAGGTACCATCCGGGATAACCTTTTATTTGTAAAGCCTGACGCGACTGATGAAGAAATACTGGAAGCCCTGCATAAGGCATCCTGCACACAATTACTGGCGCGTTCTCCCCATGGTGTGAATACTGTGCTCGGTGAAGGAGGATTAAAGCTCTCAGGTGGGGAAAAACAACGTATATCCATCGCACGTGCACTGATACGCCATCCACGTCTGCTAATTTTCGATGAAGCGACATCTGCGCTGGACTCTCTCACAGAAGAAGCTATTACAGATACGGTCAGGAATATCTCCGCCAGAAGGGAACAACTGAACATACTGATTGCTCACCGTTTATCCACTATTATGCATGCGGACACTATCTACGTACTGGAAAAAGGTAAGGTCGTAGAGACAGGCACCCATGAAGCACTACTTGAACAAAAGGGACTGTATTATGCGATGTGGCGCCAGCAGATAGGCGAACGCCGCAGTATTGTACAGTAAAACACACTTTCCGGGGGCATGGTTTTTGGGCCGCAGAGCGTATACAAAATCATTGTTTTATGGAACAGATGAGGCAGATCACCCTGAATATTCCGCCGACGACCAAACCCCGCGTAGTGATTGTAGGTGCAGGTTTCGGCGGACTGAACACTGCACAGTCGCTGCCGGATGATAAATTCCAGATCGTACTGTTCGACAAACACAACTATCACACCTTTCAGCCGTTGTTATACCAGGTCGCCTCTGCTGCTTTACAGGCCGATTCTATTGCAGGGCCGCTAAGAAACCTGTTCCATGATACAAAAGACTTTCACTTCAGGATGCTGCGGGTGCTTTCTATTGATCCGGGCACCAATACTATCAATACTTCGGCAGGGCCTTTACAATATGATTATCTCATCATCTCTACCGGGGCCAGAACAAATTACTTCGGTAACGAAAACATGCAACGTTACGCGTTGCCGTTGAAAACGATACCTGA contains the following coding sequences:
- a CDS encoding ABC transporter ATP-binding protein; this translates as MKIFWIYMRPHRWMIALSLFLSGIGQLATMVDPMIFGKIIDDYALHPGNKAQDELVRGVLFWLAIAIGVAMIARLCRSFQEFVMRLVVQRFGMQVFNDGLKQTLRLSYQEFEEQRSGETVALLQKVRNDTERFINAFINILFSSMVGVGFLIWYAVTKHWALVPVFFFGVLVLGTLTGLLSRKMKQIQRAINKETLKLSGSITESLRNIELVKSLGLTFPEIRRLRTFTRNIYDLEIKKVKQVRTLSFIQGTTLNLLRQSILFILLWLIFRKVLSTGELIAMQFISATIFNPLQELGNIIVFYREAESSLQLFDQLMHKPVEQKPASPVELGFLESIRFEDIIFRHQTATQNAMDGISFQAGIGDTIAFVGPSGSGKSTLVKLLLGLYQPVSGEIYFNDIPSGEIRFNQMRRQIGFVSQDTQLFAGTIRDNLLFVKPDATDEEILEALHKASCTQLLARSPHGVNTVLGEGGLKLSGGEKQRISIARALIRHPRLLIFDEATSALDSLTEEAITDTVRNISARREQLNILIAHRLSTIMHADTIYVLEKGKVVETGTHEALLEQKGLYYAMWRQQIGERRSIVQ
- a CDS encoding helix-turn-helix transcriptional regulator gives rise to the protein MQPLPSLPFPAYSYKMEEITRSFTKEETTGPVIRYEEVKMDSARMLWYKYTADQEYHIPMRLEKERVELHFKLQGRSGVSYADQHLIMTANQQSIFYQRELEGEYILFPGEESAFFEIEMPMAVFGSLVTDESQFLQNFFHKLQTPRHYLWPGYCMHITPKMHHIITEMHTTTYKGQMKRLFLEAKMIELFLLQVSGYDEEYLQPATLRPQEIDALHAARQYIGQHFAEDCSIISLAGQVGLNQKKLKQGFKVLFGHTIFGYVSHVRMEKAKQLLLDEQKTVGEVAELVGYQHQQHFTAAFRKKYGILPKTLKQ